aaataatatatatataatataaaaataaaataaaattacatttaaatgaaaataatttttttttacaaattaataataaatttgcacttatttgataatttaacttgtttatgcattaattttaagtgatataatttttaaaataatttattttaaaaataaaaaatcaacctgAAATTGAATAGTCGGTTTGAATCGGTTAATTTCCATCTGATTGTGGTTCCGGTTCACACGAGGGGAACATAATCGCGCTTCTAGTTTAAGGTTTTTGTTTGATTCAGGTATCAGAAATGGTTGACCAGCTAGGTTTCGATAGGGACGAAGCTACGGTGGGTCAAGGGGCACCATGCGCTCCCTGAAAAATTACAAATCATTTAGGGGTATTTAGATAGTTTTACATAtagcaaaaaaaattattattagatccctatatatttaaaaactttattaattaatccttaTTCCAAAAATAttcgattaaaatattttctactttataaaattaaattttttaatttttctatcaaATAAATCCTTATCCGTtttcaatattatttagttgatttaattttaattatttttttattttgtccctcccattttctatttttccaattcaaaaaatttattttttatttttaaaatttcaactccaatgcattaattttttaaaaaaaattattcattcattgcctaatttaatttgatatgcTATTGTtgttattaaaaagtaattatctCTCTTAATTAGtttctaatatatttatataattaaaattatttgttaaacTATCTAaattaagagaaataaattttaattttttataaataaaagtgttttacgattaatttttttattaattaataagtttcatggactatttaaatttaaaaaataatttaattttaaaaatataaatttaatgggtAATaggttaaataatttaaatttaaaaatacttaaatataaataagtattattttttatagataatagattagattatttaaatttagaaaaatgaaataaaatattgtttctATAATTAATgggttagataatttaatttaaaaaaataaaatttataataaatattatattaaattattatgttaatttaacctaattatattttatgaatttgCATGTTATATTTATAgtagaaagattttttttttctacaatAAATACTATTAACAGtcaatttcataataaaatgaGAGATAAACTATTGATGGTTTGATTGTTGACTTATATTAAAAGAAGATATATTTGTAAACATTAAAAATGAAgttgttattaatatattttagttaataaaaaaattagataaattataatttaattataatattttattattttttataaaattttttgaatatatatttattttatatatttttttttattgatcatatattaaaatcgGGTCCTAGTAAATAAAGTTTTTGGATCCatcattgaattttaaatttgatcgattcagtttgattcatgGTCCGAATCAGACAATTTTTCCAAATTCCTCGTATTCAATTGCCTAAAATAGAAAGTTTCAAGTTCAAAATTAACAAATCCTACTTAATTCAGAAGTAAGAAAAGTTTTTTTACTACCAAAACTACTCAATTTAATTGCCTGAAATTCACGTACACCCATTAAGATGACGAAAACctctcttaaatttaaaatgtgtTTTATACTCGTAgcgtaaatttgaaatttttgatTAAGGATGAGaaataatatcatttttttaacATCTCAATCAAACAATTATTCAATCATCTTATTGACCGATACTAGAGGTCTCGAATTCAAATTCTACTTCAAACTAATTATTCAAATTCTCCTTTCAAGCTGTAATCAGTAACAAAGGCTATAACTCATTTAACTGCATAGCAAATTTGTTAAAGAGTAAAAGAATAAATGTCCAATTAGCAGTTGTATTACATTTGAAAATTCCTACAtcaaatcttaaaaaaaaaaaaaaaaaaaaaaaaaaaaagaaagatgaaTCAAAACCTATTCTAGTTTACAATTTAGTACAAGATAAATGGTTGGTTCTGGGTAAATTTGATTAGCTATGCCGTCAAGTATCATTCATTTTGCTTGCTTCAATTTTCAAAGAGCTAAGGGTCTGCAGTATTTTGCCATGACCTTTGGGAAGAACATATGttgagctccttcaactcttatTATTGGAAATATAATCCTTGATGCAAcctaaagaaaaagaagaatattagggaaaaaagaaacaaaaaactaTGACTCATACAACTTAAAAGTGTAGTCAATATACATACTGAGATCATTCTAGCCCCCATCCATATCCTCTTGGCAGATGGCAATGTAAATACCAAGCGACCAACACCATAGACAGCCACAGCAAAGAAGTGCATAACCAAGCTCAATGGCTGAGGGTTTAAACCTGAGAGTAAAGCAATAGGTCCACTTGAAAATACACCTCCGAGGCTCAAGTAGTCGAAACATGCTCTACGCATTTCATCTTGTGCTGGATCATGTGATGCACTAAAGACTTTGTATAAGGCTCCTGCCAATGTATTTATAGTAGATGCCACTGGCTGGATAAGAAAGAAAAGAACACATGGTTAACATAAATTTACTCTTTTCCTTGCTCTCTTTCTATGAAAATAGACAGACTATATGCTTGACTACCTTGCGAAGTGTGTAGAAAGATTTAAGATATTCACAAAGGCCAGATGCATCACTTAAATCATGTAGAGGTCTAAGAAGATTCCTTAGAACAACTATATCAGAAAGCGCCACAGTCATTCCTCCTCCAGTTAAAGGATGCCTCATGTTAAATGCATCACCTAAAAGAAGAGCACCTGGAGTGGGATGAGGAGCAGCAGGCATGCTCCTATTAGGCATTGTTCTGATGTTTCCTTTGTTAATGGCAGAAATGAAAGCATCAAATAGCTCATGAGGAATCTGAAACATGCAAGTTCCTGATGAGTCCAAGGAATCAAAGAGTAATGACTTGTaatttcaaaagaaaagaaaagaacatcTCCTCCATGCATTATAAACTGAGTCATGATCGAAAGCTCCTTTAAGCTAATAACTATATTAAGGATCAAATTaagtaaaagttaaaataacaaataacaAATGGTTGTATTAGCAGGCTAAATAAGCAAGTTATTAATACCTGGGGAGCCACTATGGATTTTAAATAGTTGGCCATTTCACCATTGGAAATTGATGGCAGTTTTTGGCTTACTGGTATGTCAACCAAGCAACGAATTTCTGAGCTACTAATACGATAGAACAAGATTGGTGAAGGGTCTGCCAGAATAACATGTCCGTGATTCTGATATGGAAGCTCACAGTTCTCCAATATCAAAGCAACAAAGCAAGAGGGGATTTCAACCTGCAAACATTACAAAGCAAAATCCATAAATTACAAGTGAAATTGTGAATAAGACATTCATAGCTATTGCAAGTTTGAAACCCGATCTTTACCTTGGCATTGCAAAGAGAGCGTCGCAAGTTTGAAAAACAACCATCACAAACTATTGTTAGTGGAGCAGATGCAGCAAGTTCTTGACCAGTTTTTGTTTTGTATTGGACACCCTTGATTGTTCCATTTGCTTCAAGCAAGGATGTTACTGTTCCTTGTTCCAATCTTACACTGTAAAGAGAAATTAGAGAAATTAAGTTATGAACTTACACGTTTAATGAAAAAGGTTTCATTAATGGAATTGGAAAGGAAACGATGATTACTTGGTTAGACTAGCAGCTTTTTCTCGCATCCTTTGGATGAAACGTCCATTGTGAAAGCTTCTGCCAGACACGTTAGAATCAAAGCTTTGCAAGGGATAGGAAAGTTTAGTACTTCTTCCACCCTTGTAAAGAGCATATCCAAATACTTGTTGGGCATCGATGTCTTCTACGCAATCTGCAGCCACTCAAAATGTATATAGTCTAAGAATTAGAAGTGACAACATTGGTTTGCagtaataaaaattttggaACTACCTGTTCTGGTTACCTTGAAGTCCCAACTCAATTAGTTTGAGGTAGCCACCAGGTTGGAGAAGTTCTCCAACAATTCTGTCAGGCTCAGTCAAGTCTCTTTCAATCACATGTACGTTCCTTCCATCCTGCATTGGAGAGAAGGAAACAAGGACGTAAATCACATATTTCTGATAGATTAAAAAGCAAGCACACAAGAAGTAATAGACAGAGAGAGTTACCTTGCCAAGAGTATAAGCAAGAGCAGAACCTGCAACCCCAGCTCCCACAATAATTACATCTGGTTTCTCGTCTTTCTCTGCCTGGTCTATTCCATTTTCAGAGCTCTCTAATTTTTCATATCTTGCAACTCCTCTTGATGTTGTGGCTTTCTTCTTTGCTGTTAATCTATACAACAACACAAACCCCAACAAAGAAGCCATGATTCCTCCCATTAAGTATTCAGATTCCATTTCCAGAAGCAATATAAGAATTGTACAAGTGATGGTGAGTTTTGAAGTCGTGTAGAAAAATGGTTTTCTGGTTCCTTTATATAGTTTTCCAAATGTACGACTAAATTGATGAAATGGTTCTACTAAATCAAATACAATGAGATTTGGACAGATGCATAAGAATGAAAAATGAACCCAAATAAGGTTTAAAATGTTGTCAAAATGAAATCAGTCTAAAAGACCACAAAATGGATTTCATTTGTTGTTTTTATTAAGATGTTTTGAAATTACTTAGGGCCCACAAGACCAATACAACATGATAATTATCTAATTGTAATTTATCAATTTCCTTATAACcaaaataaaattagttaattaGCAGCCTACTATGCTGTCCATAATTGGGTCAGAGTCAGGCCAATAGAGTTATTATTGGTATGTCCCCAAGTTTGGAGTCTTGTATTTGACCAAATAGGGCTTGAATTGCAGCAGCTGTCCAATGCAATTATTTGACTAGTAATGATTAGAATTGGAACCACATAGCAAAAGTCCTCACTACTACTGCTCAAGTGGGTTTTAACACTAGCACAGATTAAGGATTTCTCATCAGGATACATTACTAGTCAAACATAACACAAAGCCAATCACAAACTGTAAAGGTCACATACTTCTATTTTGCTGCAATCACAAACTCAGAAATAAAAACAGTAATAAGTAGCAATCAGCAGACATAATTCTTTAACTTTGATGGGACTTTCGCATTAGTTGTTATCAATCTTTGAAAATGGAACCTTGGTTAGATTGGTTCAATCTTAGCTTCTCATGCTGGGGTTTGCTTTGTGTTATAGCTCAAGAATGAAAGAAATGCAGGAGCTTGCGAATTAAAGGAGAAAAGCACTGAACAGCTCAGGAATTGCTGGAACTACTGATACTATCATTCTAACCTCAAAATATATGCTCAAGTGACAGGCATGTCATCCAACTATAATGTGACAATTGAATAATTAGAAATTATATTCCCTCTTTTGACAGGAAAATGAACAAAATGTAAATGTACCTTTCTTTTAATAGAATCAACTCAGTTGTTAGTCAAGATTAAACCTTCAAAAGATTTAGATGATATGCAGTGATACATTGCGCTTTCGTTTCCTGCAAGTAAAGGATATAGGGATTCAAGATTCTAATCCTAAAATATAGCTGCTTCTTAAAATATGCTTAAGACATCTGTAGAATGTCTACAGCATATATGATTTCATTACAAGTGATGGGAAAGGGACTGAAATGGTAGAACCATTCCCAGCTTCATGTCCCAGTTTGCTTCACCAAGTTGCTTACCCTAACAAATGGCGTCCGGTACGAGAAATTTCTGCGGCTTGAACTCCTTACTCGTACGAGCCACCTAAAGAGCTTTTCCTGCTTGTCGAGAGTTTAAAAAACTCCCCTCTTCAGTCAGCATTTTTCTCGGCGAAGGCCTCTTGTGAGAAAATTCCTCCAGTCTTTTCAAATGCCGCAATCAGTTCACTGACTAGAATGTTGGCCATGTGTCACAGAACTGGAAATGGAAATGGACTTGACAGGACCAAAGTGAAAAGTAGGGTGTGCGGTTTCGCTCTAAACTGGTATTTTCAGAAtggaaattgaaattgaaattcaattccttaaattttttagaatcaaaattaaaattaaattttagtaccATTTTGATATAGTACTGTGTATTTtcaattttgattcaatttttttttaagtaattttgattcaattttaatatcgattttttttattttaattttgatataatttttaaattttataataaaatttaaatttaaatgaaataattaaatatttttaacattatactaatattatttatattaaaccaatacatttcatattttaattttaaaataatattaaatattcataatattatataatatttttatttaaaatatatgaatacactaaataattaaatataatataattttttattataattttcaaactcttaaacgaagaagaaaaaaaatttctaatagagtttcaaaaattttgttacaatatttcacaaaaaataaatttcaactaaaggaatttttatcatttttcttatattatagatgtatttaatttttttatttttataataaaattatatttaagataaaattacatagtatttaaaattatgtagcttaataacttttattaaatagtgacaattattttaatttaatttatttctaattttatcaaattatattttattattatataatctaattaataattatatatatggataataataataattataaatatatatatatatattatataattaattttaataatttatattctatcatataaattctattaatatgAAGATAgtgtataatataatttatttaaatagaatggaatataattaatgaattaaattaattaaattatactctTATAAACTTTTCATAATAGACTagtgattaaaatatataataatgacTACCAAGCTTTGTGTACCTAGGCTATGGCCAAGTTCATATTGAAAAAGTCAGACCGTAATTCTATCAAGGCCTAATATGTCAGCTTGTTCATCAGCACACAATCCAGGACTCGTTAGAACGGACCGAATAGAGCTCAGGTCCACGAGCAGAGGTTCAACCCAATCAATTTGACAGACCTGCGGATCCGAGATCGTGTCCACATGGCGTCAGATATAATTAAATAGTTGTTTGACGATAAGAAAGGACGCGGTACGTCCGTACGTACGGCCCAGGGTGATAATGATGGGATATACAAGTGTAGGATGGCGATTACACGTCACTAGAggacaaaaggaaaaaaagaataaaagaagtaAAGGAGAGGTAAACCAGACTAAACTTATTAAAATACACCTTGAGTCTACCTTTCACTGGATCTCAGAATATTAATTGGTGTCGTCTGTGGGAACAAATGAGATTTtttcagttatgatgcatgcacaaatcTAAGTTTTAGTTCATGagatagaaatgtttttatatgcCTTTacgatcatatatgggattataTCATGTGTAACAGGTagtatagtaggcttactaTGGGTTCCAgggaccttaagtcgatctgaatcctagcgccgataacgGTCCAATTTCTCTGGATCATTACACTAGATATTATCAAATGCAATAGTTTTGCAATGTTTAATTTGCATGTCCAAAttttagagaataaaaaaaaattattctcattcttctttcttcttttttttctttgagatcTTAGTCTCTTCATTTATTATCACACCGTCTATCTCCTCTGCCTCGTCCGGGCAGAGAGACCTCATTCCTGACTAATTGGAGAATGGGTTTTCCACCTCTAggtagtttttctttttctatttctctattcttatttttctttgtttcttttgtCCTAAGATTCTTAGATCGGATGTTCTAAGATTTTATTTCTTTGGATCTGTGCTTCTTGtggattattttttcttttttggtggTTTTGCATTTTTGCATGTAAGTGGTAGCATCTTATCGATCTAGATCTTTCTCTTCTCCTGCTTGCTTTGGTGGTTGAAATCTTAGATCAATGTTGCTTCCCTCTTCTATCTTAGTTCGATGTTGGTCGACAATGGTGGCTCGTTGAGCAGAGAATTGAAAGGCGCAATTTGGGTCGCTGAAGAGAACACTTCGCTCATCTTTATTAGCACTTTTTTCTAATATGTGGATAGCTCTTGACTCGATGCTTGGTATAACGCTTGTCTTTTTTCTTAGTGGCTATAGGTACCAATTGATCTAGCAGTTGTTAGGGTCATGTTATTGAAGCTAAATCTGTCAATTTTATGGGACTTTCTAAAAATCTGTTATGTCCCCTCTTCTTTGTGTTTCAGTTTGTAAATAGATAGATTTTACTTATTATTGATGGAGTTTTATGACCAGCCTTTGCTGGCTAAAGACGATGATTTTATGGAAGGAGCTCTTCTAATTCTTGTTGTTTTCTGCACTACAAGATTTGATCCGAGTCAAATTTTTTAGATTGATTGAGTTTCAACCTTATGTtgcttttaatatattttggaCTTTGTTCTCTATAATTCTTTTTACACCTTAATCTTTTTCAatgaaattgattttaatttattgaaaaaaaacattatactcataaaatattattatataaaatttaaagttcattttaaataataatttaaaatataatagtttaaaatggtatatattattattaattttaatgatacatatttattttaaaaaaaattactatttaatttttatgatacaataaaatttattaattaatattttaattttaaaaaataattacaaattttctgacatttaaaaaatttattgattttttttattaattttatcgttaaatattttattatttaatttataaaattttaaaaattttattaattaatctttcataatttttaaaaatttactaattatttttttaaatattttaatttttttaataatatttaacgcttaaaaataataaaaaaatttataaataaactttttaaaatataaagaatattttaatatatttttaaaattaaaaattaaaagaatttttataatataaaaattagataataattatttatttatttaataatatataataattcttctattttataatttttatttattttattttaatatatattaaaaatataattttttattaaatttttaattatatttagtttaaataaattaaattttattaaatattaaaatatattttaaaaagttttttaaaatttaaataaaattataatggttaatttatatattattataatttaaaaaataaataataatttaaaactaataaaaaaataaaaattatgaaacggTAAAAATAGAAGAATGATTGaccatttttcttattttaacgTTGTTCACGATTAttccaaaaaagaaaaggagaatgGCATTCTTTTTGTGGAAGAAAGGCGTTGCTTACGATGCCCtttcttcccttttttttttttttagccggctcttttattttttcaattttagctGTTAATGATAAAGCTCGACGCTTTGAGAAGTATCTAGATTGTAGATAAATGTAATCTATCTataagataaatataattaaaaattgaaacaaaacagaaaaaaggaaagaattgcACGAGTTATAAAGTCCAAGTTGAAGGCTGCAACCCGCACGGGATCGGTTGCTGATGATGGGGAAGCTTTAGCCCAATACTCTTTGCAGTTCGAAAGTGGAAGCATTTTCGCGACTCCTTCGATTGGAGCAGCAGCTTCCGCTTTCAATTGCAAAGGGAATTGAGTCGAGCTTTTGTCTGTGATTGTTGGATTTTTCTTCGAGGTTAATTGAATTTCATATTCAATTTTCTCACTCTTTCTCTCTCTGCTAATTCGATTTCCTAAAGATAATTTGTTTGagtttctataatttttctCCAATTTCTTAGTTTCTGTTTGAATATAGATTACTGTAATTTTTTGGATCT
This region of Manihot esculenta cultivar AM560-2 chromosome 10, M.esculenta_v8, whole genome shotgun sequence genomic DNA includes:
- the LOC122724859 gene encoding squalene monooxygenase SE1-like; its protein translation is MESEYLMGGIMASLLGFVLLYRLTAKKKATTSRGVARYEKLESSENGIDQAEKDEKPDVIIVGAGVAGSALAYTLGKDGRNVHVIERDLTEPDRIVGELLQPGGYLKLIELGLQDCVEDIDAQQVFGYALYKGGRSTKLSYPLQSFDSNVSGRSFHNGRFIQRMREKAASLTNVRLEQGTVTSLLEANGTIKGVQYKTKTGQELAASAPLTIVCDGCFSNLRRSLCNAKVEIPSCFVALILENCELPYQNHGHVILADPSPILFYRISSSEIRCLVDIPVSQKLPSISNGEMANYLKSIVAPQIPHELFDAFISAINKGNIRTMPNRSMPAAPHPTPGALLLGDAFNMRHPLTGGGMTVALSDIVVLRNLLRPLHDLSDASGLCEYLKSFYTLRKPVASTINTLAGALYKVFSASHDPAQDEMRRACFDYLSLGGVFSSGPIALLSGLNPQPLSLVMHFFAVAVYGVGRLVFTLPSAKRIWMGARMISVASRIIFPIIRVEGAQHMFFPKVMAKYCRPLAL